From Deferrivibrio essentukiensis, one genomic window encodes:
- a CDS encoding DUF4416 family protein: MVFGGGVRRPLEVVLFCAVLYNENEISNPDKILEENFGKIYIKSEIFPFSHTTYYVPEMGESLYKYFAGFKYFMLPDEIVSLKLKAVEIEDKYLKNGKRMINIDPGYVALEKVVAASTKNFTHRIYIANSIYGDVQLMRKGNTFEKLPWTFYDYTLETALSFFEDMRKLLKGHLDG, encoded by the coding sequence ATGGTTTTTGGCGGAGGGGTAAGAAGGCCGCTTGAGGTTGTTCTATTTTGTGCTGTTCTTTATAATGAAAATGAAATAAGTAACCCTGACAAAATATTAGAGGAAAATTTCGGAAAAATTTATATTAAATCTGAAATTTTCCCTTTTTCCCACACGACGTATTATGTGCCGGAAATGGGGGAGTCTCTTTATAAGTATTTTGCGGGGTTTAAATACTTTATGTTACCTGATGAAATAGTTTCTCTAAAACTAAAAGCCGTTGAAATAGAAGATAAATATCTGAAAAACGGTAAAAGAATGATTAATATCGACCCCGGCTATGTCGCTCTCGAAAAGGTGGTCGCTGCAAGCACTAAAAACTTTACTCATAGAATTTATATTGCAAACTCTATATATGGTGATGTACAATTAATGAGAAAGGGTAATACTTTTGAAAAACTGCCTTGGACTTTTTACGATTATACACTTGAAACAGCTTTGAGTTTTTTTGAGGATATGAGAAAACTATTAAAAGGGCATTTGGATGGATAG
- the hfq gene encoding RNA chaperone Hfq, giving the protein MSKKLNIQDLFLNHVRRKRIPVTVYLMNGVKLEGLVKGFDNFVIVLKDENQKMIYKHAISTIEPSEEIPEIEVE; this is encoded by the coding sequence ATGAGTAAAAAGCTGAATATTCAAGATTTGTTTCTTAATCATGTGAGGAGAAAAAGGATACCGGTTACCGTTTATCTTATGAATGGTGTCAAACTTGAAGGGCTTGTTAAAGGGTTTGATAATTTTGTGATTGTTTTAAAAGATGAAAATCAAAAAATGATTTACAAGCACGCTATATCTACTATTGAGCCTTCAGAAGAAATACCTGAAATTGAAGTAGAATAG
- a CDS encoding transposase, which produces MYGLGMSYKDISSHITELYGINISPVAISEITDKIIDKVKEWQQRPQ; this is translated from the coding sequence ATGTATGGCTTAGGTATGAGCTATAAAGATATTTCATCGCATATAACAGAATTATATGGGATAAACATATCCCCTGTGGCAATTAGTGAAATTACAGATAAGATAATAGATAAGGTTAAAGAGTGGCAACAAAGGCCTCAATAA
- the miaA gene encoding tRNA (adenosine(37)-N6)-dimethylallyltransferase MiaA — protein MKIPIITGPTATGKSDFVLEVAELLDIEIINADAFQVYKFMDIGTAKPSAIELKKCKHHLVDIITPDIQYNVGEFFAHCEKLIPDIMSKGRLPVVVGGTGLYVESLVEGLCQVSGRDEKIFSNLNVECEKIGLDAMYNRLSNIDPEYAQKISKNDKKRTLRALEAYYVLGIPFSKMHKKYHKKLPYDFDVYIFNNDRDLLYEKINKRVDKMIELGWIDEVKYLLSLGYDENSPGFKAIGYRELAAFLRYGGDIESIISDIKKKTRNFAKRQLTWFRHMKNVRFLNFSIIDRDAFFREFTNNYKPEVN, from the coding sequence ATGAAGATTCCAATTATCACAGGCCCAACAGCAACCGGTAAGTCAGATTTTGTGTTAGAAGTGGCTGAGCTTTTAGATATCGAAATTATAAATGCAGACGCTTTTCAGGTCTACAAATTTATGGATATCGGGACTGCAAAGCCGAGTGCTATCGAATTGAAAAAGTGCAAACATCATTTGGTAGATATTATAACCCCCGATATTCAATACAATGTAGGGGAGTTTTTTGCGCACTGTGAGAAACTTATACCGGATATAATGTCTAAAGGAAGGCTTCCAGTGGTTGTAGGCGGTACAGGCCTTTATGTGGAGTCATTAGTAGAAGGGCTTTGTCAGGTTAGTGGTAGGGATGAAAAAATTTTTAGTAATTTGAATGTTGAGTGTGAAAAAATAGGACTTGATGCAATGTATAACAGACTGTCAAATATTGACCCAGAGTATGCTCAAAAAATTTCTAAAAATGATAAAAAGAGGACTTTAAGAGCTCTTGAGGCATACTATGTATTGGGTATCCCCTTTAGTAAGATGCACAAAAAATATCATAAAAAGCTTCCATATGATTTTGATGTGTATATTTTTAACAATGATAGGGATTTACTTTATGAGAAAATAAACAAAAGGGTCGATAAGATGATTGAGTTAGGGTGGATTGACGAGGTAAAATACCTGCTAAGTTTAGGGTATGATGAAAATTCTCCCGGTTTTAAAGCTATTGGTTACAGAGAGTTGGCTGCTTTTTTAAGATATGGTGGCGATATTGAAAGTATTATTTCAGACATAAAGAAGAAAACGAGAAATTTTGCCAAAAGGCAGCTTACATGGTTTAGACATATGAAAAATGTGAGGTTTTTAAACTTTTCAATTATTGACAGAGATGCATTTTTTAGAGAATTTACAAATAATTATAAGCCTGAAGTTAATTAA
- the mutL gene encoding DNA mismatch repair endonuclease MutL, translating to MSEIKILDQKIANKIAAGEVVERPFNVVKELVENAVDAGATFIRIDIFDGGLGLIKVTDNGRGILPEDLKNAVLRYSTSKISNIEDVYRINTFGFRGEALAAISSVSDFKIESKREGYEAAELQVYFGRVGETKPGKIQNGTTVTVKNLFENVPARRKFIKSISAEQREIIRFVKIFSSINHNIEVELFVDEKNVITFSKYDSMKDRFISSFGLNNVFYINDNHNNIKIEAVLSLPNVQRNRKDYIFVGLNNRVIKDFALTQAVVQAYFRKLPQNKYPAGVVSIKINPDAVDVNVHPTKMNVKFLNDRDVFSAVNKIISSNLGKQQLSNSGSVVYRLDNIQTNYFVKENIINYSSSVDELVTSSYSDTFEEKDEIKVIGQVFDSVILVEKDGEVYFIDQHIAHERVLYEKFISNTNNFVTKIKLVEPIIVELSDNDKDIVLNNLNNFLRLGFELEDFGGNFISILSVPTSIVHKNIENEFVELLNEFNNNKSDNFLDSLSLTMACKTAIKAGEKLTDYEMSKIVKDLFETKNPYTCPHGRPIVYKMSKEEIYKKFHRL from the coding sequence GTGTCTGAAATAAAAATCTTAGATCAAAAGATTGCTAATAAAATTGCAGCAGGGGAAGTCGTAGAGCGCCCCTTTAATGTGGTAAAAGAGCTTGTTGAAAACGCTGTCGATGCCGGTGCAACTTTTATACGAATAGACATATTTGACGGTGGTCTTGGACTTATAAAGGTAACCGATAATGGCAGAGGTATTTTACCCGAAGATTTAAAGAATGCTGTCTTAAGATATTCTACCAGTAAAATATCTAACATAGAAGATGTATACAGAATTAATACTTTTGGTTTTAGAGGGGAAGCCTTAGCCGCAATATCTTCCGTAAGTGATTTTAAAATTGAGTCTAAAAGGGAAGGGTATGAAGCGGCAGAATTGCAAGTATATTTTGGAAGAGTAGGGGAGACAAAACCAGGTAAAATCCAAAATGGAACAACTGTCACCGTAAAAAATCTTTTTGAAAATGTCCCTGCAAGAAGAAAATTTATTAAATCTATTTCTGCTGAACAGAGAGAAATTATAAGATTTGTTAAAATCTTTAGCTCAATTAATCATAATATCGAGGTAGAGCTTTTTGTTGATGAAAAGAATGTGATTACTTTCTCAAAATATGACAGCATGAAAGATAGATTTATTTCATCTTTTGGTTTAAATAACGTATTTTATATTAATGATAATCATAATAATATTAAAATTGAAGCAGTTTTGTCACTGCCAAATGTTCAAAGAAATAGGAAAGACTATATTTTTGTTGGTCTTAATAATAGAGTAATAAAAGATTTTGCTTTAACTCAGGCAGTTGTTCAGGCATATTTTAGAAAATTGCCTCAAAATAAATATCCTGCAGGCGTAGTATCCATAAAAATTAATCCTGATGCAGTTGATGTGAATGTGCATCCCACAAAGATGAATGTTAAATTTTTAAATGATAGAGATGTATTTTCAGCAGTTAACAAAATTATTTCATCTAATCTCGGAAAGCAACAGTTAAGTAATAGCGGTAGCGTTGTCTATCGACTTGATAATATTCAGACAAACTATTTCGTGAAAGAGAACATTATAAATTATTCTTCAAGTGTTGATGAGTTAGTAACATCATCGTATTCTGACACTTTTGAGGAAAAGGATGAAATAAAGGTAATAGGTCAAGTTTTTGATTCTGTAATATTAGTAGAAAAGGATGGTGAAGTTTATTTTATTGACCAGCATATTGCCCATGAAAGGGTATTATATGAAAAATTTATTTCAAATACTAATAATTTTGTCACAAAAATAAAGCTTGTAGAGCCTATTATTGTAGAATTGAGTGATAATGATAAAGATATTGTATTAAATAATTTAAATAACTTTTTAAGGCTTGGATTTGAGTTAGAAGATTTTGGCGGTAATTTTATTTCTATTCTGAGTGTACCTACAAGTATTGTTCATAAAAATATAGAAAATGAGTTTGTAGAGCTTTTGAATGAGTTTAATAACAATAAAAGTGATAACTTCCTTGATTCATTATCTTTGACTATGGCATGCAAGACTGCCATAAAGGCAGGGGAAAAACTTACCGATTATGAAATGAGTAAAATTGTCAAAGATCTTTTTGAAACAAAAAATCCATACACCTGCCCTCACGGCAGGCCTATAGTTTATAAAATGAGTAAGGAAGAGATTTACAAGAAGTTTCATAGGCTATGA
- a CDS encoding acetyl-CoA carboxylase carboxyltransferase subunit alpha, producing the protein MTVQPLEFESQIYELETKIEELKNLSNIADDDFKSEIQSLEKKLEKVKASVYKNLTPAQKVLVARHPNRPYTMDYIKLIFTDFCELHGDRLFRDDPAIVAGVAKFEGEPVVVVGHQKGRNTKENIVRNFGMANPEGYRKALRIFHMAEKFKRPIITFVDTPGAYPGIGAEERGQAEAIARNLFEMAGLTVPIITVISGEGGSGGALGIAVGNKVLMLEHSIYAVISPEGCASILWKDPSYAKRAAEALKLTAQDLIKFNIIDEIIPEPLGGSHRDHVQTASNVRKAIFKSLQELKSMSPQRLFEHRYEKFRKMGVFAG; encoded by the coding sequence ATGACAGTACAACCTTTAGAATTTGAATCTCAGATTTATGAACTTGAGACAAAAATAGAAGAGCTTAAAAATTTATCAAATATAGCAGATGATGATTTCAAAAGTGAAATTCAGTCTTTGGAAAAGAAGCTGGAAAAGGTTAAGGCATCTGTTTATAAAAACTTAACTCCGGCACAAAAGGTCCTTGTGGCAAGGCATCCTAACAGACCTTACACAATGGATTATATAAAGCTAATCTTTACGGATTTTTGTGAGCTTCATGGGGACAGGCTTTTTAGAGATGACCCTGCCATTGTGGCTGGTGTGGCAAAATTTGAAGGTGAGCCTGTGGTTGTGGTTGGGCATCAAAAAGGAAGAAATACCAAAGAAAATATTGTAAGAAACTTTGGTATGGCAAATCCGGAAGGTTATAGAAAGGCTCTCAGAATTTTTCATATGGCTGAAAAATTCAAAAGACCGATAATAACCTTTGTTGATACACCCGGGGCATATCCCGGAATTGGTGCCGAGGAAAGAGGGCAGGCTGAGGCCATTGCAAGAAACCTCTTTGAAATGGCAGGTTTGACTGTACCAATTATTACCGTTATTTCCGGCGAAGGGGGGAGTGGTGGCGCCCTTGGAATAGCTGTTGGGAATAAAGTATTGATGCTTGAGCATTCAATTTATGCTGTAATAAGCCCTGAAGGGTGCGCTTCTATTCTTTGGAAAGACCCATCTTACGCCAAAAGAGCAGCAGAGGCTTTAAAGTTGACGGCACAAGATTTAATTAAATTTAATATAATTGATGAAATTATTCCTGAACCATTAGGGGGAAGTCACAGAGACCACGTGCAGACCGCATCAAATGTAAGAAAGGCGATATTCAAAAGTCTGCAAGAGTTAAAATCTATGTCTCCACAACGACTTTTTGAACATAGATATGAAAAATTCAGAAAAATGGGTGTTTTTGCCGGTTAG